The genomic region CGCCGGGGACGCACACCAGCGTCAGGGGATAATGGGCGGCTGCCCGGCCCTGATGTATGCGAATACCGAAGTTCCCTGCGGAGTCCGATTCGGCGGGCTTATTGGGGAACTTCTCGAAGACAATCATGGTGTCGAATACCGCGCCGGGGCCGGCCGCCTGCTGTATGTCCACCAACCCCACGAACTGGTCAGGTATGAGCGCCGACTGCTGTTTCTGTAATTGCGCAAGCAACTCCATGACGGGCGTCGAGCCGCAAAGCCGCACGCGCACCGGAACGGTGTTGAGGAACAGCCCCGCCATCTCCTCCACGCCGGGCAGATCCGGCGGGCGCGCCGACACCGCCGCCCCGAACACCACGTCCGTCCGGCCCGCCAGTCGCGCCAGCACCATCGCCCACGCGCCTTGCACCACCGTGTTCAGCGTCAGCCCATGGCTACGAGCCAGCTCGTCCAGCGAGCGCGTGAGGGTCTCGGACAGCTCGACCTCGACGCTCTCCGGCACACCGGGCGCTCGCCCCGGATCGGCGGGCGCCACCAGCGTCGGCTCCTCGGCACCGCGCAGCTGCGCCACCCATGCCGACAGCGCCCTCTCCTTGTCCTGCCTGCTCAGCCACGCGAGGTAGTTCCGGTACGACGTCACCGCGGGCAGGGCCTGCGGATCGCCGTGGGCCGGGTACAGCTTCGACAGCTCGTTGACCACGACCGGCAACGACCAGCCGTCCATGATCGTGTGATGACAGGTCATCACCAGCCGGTGCGTACGGTCGCCGAGACGGATCAAGGTCAACCGCAGCAACGGCGCCCGCGCGAGGTCGAACCTCGTCGTCCGATCCTCCTCGGCCAGCTCTCGCACGGCCGCCTCGGGGTCCTCGAGGTGCGAAAGGTCGACCTCCCGCCACGGCAGTTCCACCTCTTTGAGGACGATCTGCACTGTCTCACCCGATTTACGCTGCCGGAAGCAGGCCCGAAGTGGCGCATGCCGAGTCAGCAGCGCCTCCCACGACGCGCGCAGCCTGGCCGCGTCCAGCGGCCCGTCCAGGTCCAGGATCCAATGGCCTATGTAGACGTCGGGTCCTTCGCCGTCGTAAACCGCATGGAAGAGCAACCCAGCCTGCAGTGGCGACAGCGGCCAGATGTCCTCGATACGCGACTGGGCCATCAATGTCTCCCTCGGTCAGCTGTGGGATTGACGTGCGTCGTCGAACTCAGCCATGAATTCCTCAACTCGCCCTGTTCCAGGTCGAGGAGGTCGACGTCGAATGCGAATGCGGAACGTGCCGCACAGAAGAATCATCACCTGACGGGGCGAGCCCGGACAACATGTCCAGTCGCACCTGACGCGGTCGCTCGGTCTTCACCGCTCGTGCCAGCCACCCGTCCGCAGAGCTTCCCGCAGCGGTGCCGTCATGCCGGGAGCGACGCTGACATGGACCAGGCCGGCCTGCCGGCCGTTGGCATGTTCAATGCGGATGTCCTCGATGTTGACGTCCGCGCGGTCCGCGTCCGTCAGCAGCCGTGCCAGTTCGCCCTGCTGGTCCCCGATCATCACGGTCACCGATTCGAACCGCTCGGGCCGGCTCCCGTGCTTGCCGGAGATGCGGCTGCGGCCCGACACCCCCCTGCGCAGCATGGTCCCGACCGTCTTCATGCCGCTGCTGCGCTTGGCTTCGTCCGTCGCCGCCATGGCGCGCAGCCCGGCGACGATCTCGCTCAGATCGGTGCCCAGTTCGTCCAGGAGGTCCGCCACGACCGAGGCGTTGCCGCCCAGTATGTCCAGCCAGAGCTGGGGGTCGGCCTCCGCGATCCGGGTCAGGTCCCGCAGGCCCGGGCCCGCCAGACTCACCTCACGTTCCCCGGCGCTCTCCAGGCGCATCGCGACCAGGCTCGCCACCACATGGGGCGCGTGGGACACCAGCGCCACCGCACGGTCGTGCACCGCCGCCTCCATCAGCACGGGAACAGCACCGCACAGCGTCACCAGTTCCAGTGCCGTGTTGAGCGTCTCCGTATCGGTGTCCGCCGTCGGCGTCAGCACCCAGGTGCGGCCCTCGAAGAGGTCGCCCCGGGCCTTCAGCGGACCGCTGCGCGACGCGCCCGCCATGGGATGTCCGCCGATGTAGCACGAGGTGTCGCAGGCGAGGTCGATGATGTCGTGCTGCGTTTCCGCCTTCACGCTCGCCACGTCCGTGTAGTGCCGCGCCAGGTGTCTGCCCTGTGCGTCCGCCAGCACCTTGCCGACCAGTGGCGGCGGCACCGCGACGATCGCCAGGTCGACGGTTTCCGTGGGCGGCTGCACCGTACCGGCGCCCAGCGACGCGGCCGTCCGGGCGGCCGCCGAGTCGACGTCCTCGAGGTACACGGTCACGCCACGCGCCCGCAGCGCCAACGCCGCCGACGTACCCATCAGTCCTGTGCCGATCACCAGCGCGGAGTGCATCACGGCCACGTCCATTCCTTCGGTTGCCCCGCATGAGCGGCGGGATCGGCGGTCCTACTGGTGGTCGAACTCGGCCTCGAATGCATCGATCTCCGACTGGTCCAAGTCGAGGAGGTCGACGTCAGCTGTGATGTCTCCACCCGCAACGGGGTCGTCCGCGCCCAGCTCCACGATCGTCGCGATGCCCGCGGGCGTGCGATGCTCGAACACCTCCCGCGAGCCGAAGACCATGCCGTCACGGCGGGCCCGCGCTGCCAGTTGCATCGAGAGAAGCGAATCCCCGCCCAGCTCGAAGAAGCTGTCGTCCGCACCGACACGTGGCAGACCGAGCACCTCGGCGAACAGATCGCACAGCATCCGTTCGACCTCCGTGACCGGCTCCCTGTCCGAGACGCGTCCGCTGAAGTCGGGTTCCGGCAACGCCTTGCGGTCGACCTTCCCGTTCGCCGTCAAGGGCAGCGCATCGAGCACCACCACCGCCGCCGGCACCATGTATTCCGGCAACCGGGCCGCCACGCCCTCGCGCACCGCGACGGCATCCACCGCGCTCTCCCCGGCGGCGGTCACATACGCCACCAGCCGTTCGCCGGCGCGGCTGGCGCGGACCACCGCCACCGCCTGCCCCACCGACTCCTGCGCCAGCAGGGCCGCCTCGACCTCACCGGGTTCGATGCGGAACCCCCGCACCTTCACCTGGTCATCCACACGGCCGACGAAGACCAATTCCCCTTCCGGGTTCCAGCGGACCAGGTCCCCGGTCCGGTACATCCGCTCACCGGAACCGAACGGATCGGCTACGAAGCGTGCCGCGGTCAGCCCCGCCCGTCCCAGATACCCCCGCGCCACACCCACGCCGGCTATGTACAACTCGCCCACCGCACCCGGTGGCACCGGACGCAGCCACGAGTCCAACACGAACGCCCGCGCGTTCGCGGTCGGATGGCCGACCGGCGGTATCTCATCACCGGGCGGTATGTCCGGGCCGATGGTCATGGCGATGGTGGCCTCGGTCGGCCCATAGGTGTTGATCATCCGTCGCCCGGGCGACCACCGGTGCACGAGTTCAGGAGGACACGCCGCCACACCCAGTACCAGGCACGGCAGTACCGTCTCGGGTACTGCGGGCACGGTGGCCAGCACGGGGGGCGGGATCAACGCATGGCTGATCTCCTGGCCGGCCAGTACCTCGGCCAGCTCTCCACCGGCCACAACACCCTCGGGCGGAACCACCAGTGCCGCGCCGCCACCGATCGCCATGAGCAGCTCCAGCACCGAGACATCGAAACTCGGCGATGCCAGCGCCAGGACCCGGCTCCGCGCGCTCAGATCCAGCCGCTCGGCCAGGCTGCGGGCCAGACTGGCCAGACCGGTGTGAGTGACCACAACGCCTTTGGGCTGCCCAGTGGAGCCGGAGGTGTAGATGACGTAGGCCGCGTTCTCGGGCACTGCCCGCGACCGCACAGCACCAGTGGGGTATTGGCTGACCTCGCGCACCACCGACTCGTCCACCACGACCGCCGGCCGCGCGTCGGCGAGGATGTAGTCGATGCGCGCCTGGGGGTAGTTCGCGTCGATGGGCAGCCAGGCCGCGCCGGCTTTGGTGACACCCAGCACGGCGACCACCAGTTCCAGGCAGCGAGGCAACATGATCGCGACCCGGTCCTCGGGTCCGACACCGTGATCGATGAGCCAGTGGGCGAACTGGTCTGCGCGGGCGTCGAGCTGGGCGTAGGTCAGCGACTGGTTCTCGAAGACTGCCGCAGTCGCCTCGGGGGTGGCGGCGACCTGCGCGGCGAACAACTCCGGCAGCGTCTGTGCGGGCACCTCCGCCGCAGTGTCGTTCCACGCCCCCAGCTGTTGCCGTTCGGAGTCCGTCAAGACCGGCACCATGGACAGCGGTAACTGCGGCGCGGCGATCAGGGTTTCGAGCACCTGCGTGAACCGGTCCAGCACGGCATCGGCTTGCGCGGCGGTGACCAGCGCCGGCTGGCGTTCCAGCCGCAGCCGCAGGCCGTTGTCCGGGATGGCCGTCAGAGCCAGGGGGTAGTGGGTGGAATCGGCGTCGGTCACACCCTGCACACGCAGCCGGTCCGGTTCCGCATCGGCAGCTCCGTCACCGATCGTGGCGGGCTTGGGGTAGTTCTCGTAGACGAAGAGGGTGTCGAACAGCTGCCCAAGTCCGGCGGCCTGCTGAATGTCGGTGAGCCCCAGGTGGTGATGGGGAAGCACCGCTGTCTGCTCGTCCTGCAAGCGCCGCACCAGCTCGGTGAAGGTGTGCTGCGGCCGCATCCGTACCCGGACCGGGACGGTGTTGATGAAGAGTCCGACCATGGTCTCGCTCCCGTCGAGCCCGGCCGAGCGTCCGGACACCACCGAGCCGAACACCACATCGTCGCGACCGGTCATCGCCGCCAGCACCACTCCCCACACCGCCTGCAGCAGTGTGCTGACCGTGACGCCGAACTCACGGGCCCGCGCCGTCAACGCCTCGAAGCACGCCTCGTCCAGTGCGGCCCAGATCTGTTCGGACATCTGGACCGGCATCGGCCGGTCCGCCGCGATCAGAGTCGGCTCCGGCAGGCCGGCCAGAGCGTTGCGCCACGCGGCCGTCGCGGCGTCCCGATCGGTCCGGCTCAGCCAGGCCAGGTACTGCCGGTACGGCGTCACCGGCGCCAGCGCGAGCGGATCCGCTCCGTTGCCGTACAGCTTGAACAGTTCATCCAGCAGCAGGTGTATCGACCAGCCGTCGAGCAGGATGTGATGAGAGGTCAGCACCAGCTGGTAACGGTCCGGTCCCACCGAGATCAGCACGAACCGCAGCAGCGGGGGGCGGGCCAGCTCGAACGGCCGTGCCCGTTCGGCCGCGGCCACCGCCACCGCCTCGGCCTGCGGATCCACCGATTGATCCACGTCCACCTGGGTCCATGGCACCTCCACGGTGCCAGCGATCACCTGGTGGGGGACCCCGGCGGCGCTGTGCCGGAATCCGGCCCGGAGATTGGCATGCCGGTCCAGCAGTCCGCGCACCGACTTCCGCAGCAGCTGTATGTCCAGCGGACCGGTCAGGTCCAGCACCGCCTGTGCGGTGTAGACATCGACGCCGTCGCCCACGTAGCCGGCGTGGAAGGCCAGCCCGTGCTGCAACGGGGAGAGCGGCAGCACCTCGGCCAGCCCACCGGTGCCCGCGTGTTCGGCCTCGAGGGCCTCGATCTCGTCCTGCTCCAGGTCGACGAGGCCGAAGTCGGACGCGGTGTGTCCGCCCGCGGCCGGATCGTCCGCCTGACGGGCCAACCCGGACAACATGTCCAGCCATTCCTGGCCCAGTCGTTCGATCTCGGCCTCGTCGAGCAGACCGTCCGGCCATTCCAGCGTGAGCGTCAGCTCCGGACCGTCCGGCCGGTCCTGGACGATCGCGTTGGCGTCCACCGCGTGCGGCAGATCCGTGCTCGCATCCATCGAACTGCCGATGTCCTCGGCCAACCGCCACGCCCGCACACCGTTGTGGTCACCGACAGCGAACCGGCCCAGGTAGTTGAACCCGATCCGGGGTGACGGCAATGCCGCCAGAATCGGCCCGGTCTCACCGTTGAGATAGCGCAGCAACCCGTAGCCGAGCCCGTCGCCGGGCACCGCCCGCGACTGCTCCTTGACCACCTTCAGCAGGCGTCCGGCCGCCGAACCACCGCACAGCACATCCGCCAGGTCGATCCCCGTCACATCCAGCCGCACCGGATGCACGCTGGTGAACCAGCCCACTGTCCTGGACACATCCATGCCGTCGACGGGATGACGGCCATGGCTCTCCACATCCACCAACAGCGCGTCCTCGCCGTGCCACCGCGCGACCGCGCCGGCCAGCCCGGCCAGCAGGACTTCATGCGCCCCGCAGTGGAACTCCCTGGGAGCCCGCCCGAGCAGCACCGATGTCTCCGCCTTCGGCGCGACCCACGACCGCGAGCGCACGGTACCGCCCGCGTCCCGGCCTGGGGTCAGCCCACGCGCACCGACCGGCCGGTCCTCCTGACCGACGATCGCCTTCCATGCCGCCAACTCGCCGACCCGCTCAGCGGAGAGAGCCCACTCCTCCAACAGGCCTGCCCACCGCCTGAACGACATCGCCACGGGTTCCACTTCCGGAGCCCGTCCGGCGGCCACCGCCTCGCAGGCGGCCTGCAGATCCGGCAGCAGGATGCGCCACGACACCCCGTCGACGGCCAGGTGATGTACCGCCACCACCACCCGTCCCGGCCGATCCGGCCCGCCGTCCACCCACACCGCCTGTACCACCACACCCGCCGCGGGATCGAGCCGTTCCACCGCCCCCCGGGCCGCGTCCTGCACGACCTCGTCCAGCCGACGTCCGGCAGCCGCTACGCGCGTGACCAAGGCGGACGGATCCACCGACCCTGGTTCACCCACCACCAACCGCCCCGGCTCCACCCGCACACGCAACATGTCATGCGCGTCCACCAGCGCCGCCAGCCCCGCCGCCAGCACGTCCTGCGTCAGATCCGGTGGCGCACCCACCACCGCCCACTGGGCAAACCCCGCCCCCACCACCCCGTTTCCCAGCATCCGCATGACCGGCGTCCATGCGACACCGCCCACACCATCGGCAGCGGGGGATGGATCGCTGTACGGCAGCGGCGATTGCGCCGCCAGCCGGGCGAGCCGCTCCGGCGTCCTGCACGCGAAGACATCCCGCGAGGTGAACGTCAGACCGGCATGCCGCGCCCGCGACGCCAGCTGCATCGAGAGGATCGAATCCCCACCCAGCTCGAAGAAGCTGTCGTCCGCACCGACCCGGTCGAGACCAAGCACCTCGGCGAAGAGGTCGCACAGCACCTGCTCGGCCTCCGTGGCCGGC from Streptomyces sp. NBC_00878 harbors:
- a CDS encoding prephenate dehydrogenase gives rise to the protein MAVMHSALVIGTGLMGTSAALALRARGVTVYLEDVDSAAARTAASLGAGTVQPPTETVDLAIVAVPPPLVGKVLADAQGRHLARHYTDVASVKAETQHDIIDLACDTSCYIGGHPMAGASRSGPLKARGDLFEGRTWVLTPTADTDTETLNTALELVTLCGAVPVLMEAAVHDRAVALVSHAPHVVASLVAMRLESAGEREVSLAGPGLRDLTRIAEADPQLWLDILGGNASVVADLLDELGTDLSEIVAGLRAMAATDEAKRSSGMKTVGTMLRRGVSGRSRISGKHGSRPERFESVTVMIGDQQGELARLLTDADRADVNIEDIRIEHANGRQAGLVHVSVAPGMTAPLREALRTGGWHER
- a CDS encoding non-ribosomal peptide synthetase gives rise to the protein MNSTAQATPTVLELFASHVDRTPDAVAVVDGDRVLTYRQLDQHAGRLAGRLVRRGVRRGDRVAVMMDRSADLLVALLAAWKAGAVYVPVDAAYPARRVAFMVADAGVSLMVCSAAARDGVPDGIESIEPTERTEPTERTEPIEADAGTDEGACDAAAVTVRPGDLAYVMYTSGSTGTPKGVAVPHRSLVELVESSGWAMEPGDAVLMHAPYAFDASMFEIWVPLAWGARVMIAGPGPVDARRLRELVAAGLTRAYLTAGNFRAVAEESPESFAGLREVQTGGDLVPAHAVHRVREACPRARIRHLYGPTEATVWATWHVLEPGDVMGPTLPIGRSLSGRRAQVLDEFLRPVGPGVVGELYLSGAGLADGYLNRPGLTAERFVADPYAPDSASEGGGDQVTGRRMYRTGDLAQWTVDGELLFAGRVDHQVKIRGYRIEPGEIEAALTAQPGVHDAVLVAVDGRPIGYVVADGDVDPELIRERLAAQLPEYMVPTAVIVMDALPLTGNGKVDRAALPAPEFAASATGREPVTEAERVLCDLFAEMLGQERVGVDDGLIQLGGDSIVAMRMAARAFKAGLLVTPAQILKEQTPARLAAVARAVQADRPVDRPLIALTAQDEAEPAIADPEAEEVWPLAPLQEGLVFQSTLDDQGPDGHGLGDQGRDIYQVHWLVELNGPLDAARLRATWEAVFARHPQLRPSFHRLPSGKTVQVVHRNVTLPWQEVDLTGASDVDAAVDALVEREQEKRFDLAEAPLARLVLVRIAEDRHRLLVVIHHTLIDGWSVAVILNEVAEAYTAGGQLPERAGSASYRDYLAWLDRQDKDAARAAWRAELSGTDEPALVATAAPAAEYDHRVVHLSTDLHTRLTRLARDHGLTLNTVVQGAWAMVLARLLRRTDVVFGATVACRPAVLPGVESMPGLMMNTVPVRVPLDGGQSVVDMLAALQHRQAALIPHQHLGLPEIQKAAGSGAAFDTLLVFENYPRDFAGRFTYLGTVEGTHYPLTLGIIPGDHFRIQLSYWRGQIRESVAESALQWFVDALAALVADPSGLVGRVGVAAGHAHDAGPALVAGQSLPALVRRVVKERSNDVAVVDGAGELSFGGLWDRAVGLAAVLRARGVGPERRVGVVVERSSWWLVGILGVSLAGGAFVPVDPAYPAERVKWMLDDADPVSVVCVGTTRPAVPEEFVDRLVMVDEVDLAGGSEAGLPQAGPGDAAYVMYTSGSTGAPKGVVVSHAGLGNLAAAQIDRFGVSPSSRVLQFAALGFDAMVSEVLMALLSGATLVMAPARDLPPQVSLAEALERWQVTHVTVPPSVLGTADALPDALQTVVVAGEACPPSLVDRWSRGRRLIDAYGPAEATVCAAMSTPLAAGRDVVPVGTPIPGGRCYVLDAFLLPLPPGIAGELYVAGVGLARGYLGRAGLTAERFLADPFAPGERMYRTGDLAYWTSQGELVFAGRADDQVKVRGFRIEPGEIESVLSDDPRVSQAAVTVRADRLLAYVSPSDVDPRAVRERLASRLPQHMVPAAVMALDALPVTANGKIDRGALPDPDFAAATAGREPATEAEQVLCDLFAEVLGLDRVGADDSFFELGGDSILSMQLASRARHAGLTFTSRDVFACRTPERLARLAAQSPLPYSDPSPAADGVGGVAWTPVMRMLGNGVVGAGFAQWAVVGAPPDLTQDVLAAGLAALVDAHDMLRVRVEPGRLVVGEPGSVDPSALVTRVAAAGRRLDEVVQDAARGAVERLDPAAGVVVQAVWVDGGPDRPGRVVVAVHHLAVDGVSWRILLPDLQAACEAVAAGRAPEVEPVAMSFRRWAGLLEEWALSAERVGELAAWKAIVGQEDRPVGARGLTPGRDAGGTVRSRSWVAPKAETSVLLGRAPREFHCGAHEVLLAGLAGAVARWHGEDALLVDVESHGRHPVDGMDVSRTVGWFTSVHPVRLDVTGIDLADVLCGGSAAGRLLKVVKEQSRAVPGDGLGYGLLRYLNGETGPILAALPSPRIGFNYLGRFAVGDHNGVRAWRLAEDIGSSMDASTDLPHAVDANAIVQDRPDGPELTLTLEWPDGLLDEAEIERLGQEWLDMLSGLARQADDPAAGGHTASDFGLVDLEQDEIEALEAEHAGTGGLAEVLPLSPLQHGLAFHAGYVGDGVDVYTAQAVLDLTGPLDIQLLRKSVRGLLDRHANLRAGFRHSAAGVPHQVIAGTVEVPWTQVDVDQSVDPQAEAVAVAAAERARPFELARPPLLRFVLISVGPDRYQLVLTSHHILLDGWSIHLLLDELFKLYGNGADPLALAPVTPYRQYLAWLSRTDRDAATAAWRNALAGLPEPTLIAADRPMPVQMSEQIWAALDEACFEALTARAREFGVTVSTLLQAVWGVVLAAMTGRDDVVFGSVVSGRSAGLDGSETMVGLFINTVPVRVRMRPQHTFTELVRRLQDEQTAVLPHHHLGLTDIQQAAGLGQLFDTLFVYENYPKPATIGDGAADAEPDRLRVQGVTDADSTHYPLALTAIPDNGLRLRLERQPALVTAAQADAVLDRFTQVLETLIAAPQLPLSMVPVLTDSERQQLGAWNDTAAEVPAQTLPELFAAQVAATPEATAAVFENQSLTYAQLDARADQFAHWLIDHGVGPEDRVAIMLPRCLELVVAVLGVTKAGAAWLPIDANYPQARIDYILADARPAVVVDESVVREVSQYPTGAVRSRAVPENAAYVIYTSGSTGQPKGVVVTHTGLASLARSLAERLDLSARSRVLALASPSFDVSVLELLMAIGGGAALVVPPEGVVAGGELAEVLAGQEISHALIPPPVLATVPAVPETVLPCLVLGVAACPPELVHRWSPGRRMINTYGPTEATIAMTIGPDIPPGDEIPPVGHPTANARAFVLDSWLRPVPPGAVGELYIAGVGVARGYLGRAGLTAARFVADPFGSGERMYRTGDLVRWNPEGELVFVGRVDDQVKVRGFRIEPGEVEAALLAQESVGQAVAVVRASRAGERLVAYVTAAGESAVDAVAVREGVAARLPEYMVPAAVVVLDALPLTANGKVDRKALPEPDFSGRVSDREPVTEVERMLCDLFAEVLGLPRVGADDSFFELGGDSLLSMQLAARARRDGMVFGSREVFEHRTPAGIATIVELGADDPVAGGDITADVDLLDLDQSEIDAFEAEFDHQ